GGCACTTGGGGTGGGGCGGCGGCTGATGGGATTTACAGGGCTCGGTTTGATCGCTCGAGCGGCCAACTGCGGCAGGTCGAGCGGGCCGCTGCCATCCTCTCCCCCGGCTTTCTGGCTTGGCATCCCACGCTCGAAATCCTCTATGCGGTGGGGACCTTGGATGGCGTCGAAGGGGTGGCGGCTTTCCTGCGACAAGGCGATGGGCGCCTGCGGCTCCTTCATCACCTCGCTCTCCACGAAAAAGGCGCTTGCCACCTGGCCGTCCATCCGAGCGGGAGCTTCCTCATGACCGCCCAGTATGGCGAGGGGACGACCGCCGTCTTTTCCCTTCGGTCGGATGGCGGTTTGGGCGAGAAGGTGGCTTCCTTGCCCCACCGGCCGAGGGACCCGCAGCAGCCGCTCAATCGAAGCGGTCCCCATCCTCACTGGACAGGTTTTTCGCCCGACGGTCGCTTCGCTTTGGTCCCGGACCTAGGCCTGGATGAGGTTTTCGTTTATGCTGTTTTGGACGAGCCGCCCTTTCTGCGATTTCACGGTCGCTCGTCGCTCAGGACCGGAAGCGGTCCACGGCATTTGCGGTTTTCGGTCGATGGACGATTCGTTTTCGTCCTCAACGAGCTGGCCCTGACTTGCACGACTTTCGCCTACCAGGCCCAGCAAGGTATCCTCAGCCGACGCAGCACGGTGGCCGCCCTGAGCGAATCAGACAAAGCCAAGGAAGACTTCGTGACCGCTTCCGAAATCGTGGTGCACCCGAATGGGCGATGGGTCTATTCAGCCAATCGCGGGCACGATAGCGTAACGGTCTATGCCGTCGACCCAGCCTCGGGCGAGTTGGAAGTCATCGAGGTCGAGCCCATCCGAGGAGCTTGGCCCCGAAACGTCAATCTCGATCCCTCCGGCAAGTGGCTGCTGGCAGCGGGGGCTCATTCCCGGACCCTCTCGGTTTTCCGGGTGGATCCGGAGACCGGTCAGCTCCAGTTCCCACGCCGTGGCAGCTACGCCGCTCCCCCGATTGGCTGCATTCTCTTCGCGAAGGAGCCCAGTTCCGAAGGGGGAGAGGAGGAGTGAAGACCCTGGGATTTGCCGCATTTCCCTGAAAGATTTCCGACTGGTCCGATGAGTAGAGGGTCAGCGCTTTCCCGAGCTGTTTGTCTCTTCTTCGATCCCACTCTTTCAT
This sequence is a window from Verrucomicrobiota bacterium. Protein-coding genes within it:
- a CDS encoding lactonase family protein, with translation MKVFLLVLLSLSHGVAGDVYFGTWGGAAADGIYRARFDRSSGQLRQVERAAAILSPGFLAWHPTLEILYAVGTLDGVEGVAAFLRQGDGRLRLLHHLALHEKGACHLAVHPSGSFLMTAQYGEGTTAVFSLRSDGGLGEKVASLPHRPRDPQQPLNRSGPHPHWTGFSPDGRFALVPDLGLDEVFVYAVLDEPPFLRFHGRSSLRTGSGPRHLRFSVDGRFVFVLNELALTCTTFAYQAQQGILSRRSTVAALSESDKAKEDFVTASEIVVHPNGRWVYSANRGHDSVTVYAVDPASGELEVIEVEPIRGAWPRNVNLDPSGKWLLAAGAHSRTLSVFRVDPETGQLQFPRRGSYAAPPIGCILFAKEPSSEGGEEE